One genomic region from bacterium encodes:
- a CDS encoding MaoC family dehydratase — protein MSEEIPAEVEAWIGQKRYVEEAEVEVERGFIQTSCVSAEYGNPLFWDEKQAKDITDGWIAPPTMISVWCRPLLWTPERNEEGLALKVHFDLKEALNLPEAIMSADELVFHAPVRIGDRVRNWQVLRSLSDWKTTRLGRGRFWSIEVVYVNQDQELLVQENITGFGYRREN, from the coding sequence ATGTCCGAAGAGATTCCCGCCGAGGTCGAGGCCTGGATCGGCCAGAAACGCTACGTGGAAGAAGCCGAGGTCGAAGTCGAACGCGGTTTCATCCAGACCAGTTGCGTCTCGGCCGAGTACGGCAACCCGCTCTTCTGGGACGAGAAGCAGGCCAAGGACATCACCGATGGTTGGATCGCACCCCCGACCATGATCTCGGTCTGGTGTCGACCGTTGCTCTGGACACCCGAGCGCAACGAAGAAGGCCTTGCGCTGAAGGTACACTTCGATCTCAAGGAAGCGCTGAACCTCCCCGAGGCGATCATGTCGGCGGATGAACTCGTCTTCCACGCGCCGGTGCGCATCGGAGACCGCGTGCGCAACTGGCAGGTCTTGCGTTCGTTGAGCGACTGGAAGACGACTCGGCTCGGGCGGGGCCGGTTCTGGTCGATCGAGGTCGTGTACGTGAATCAGGACCAAGAACTCCTGGTGCAGGAGAACATCACGGGCTTCGGCTATCGGAGGGAAAACTGA
- a CDS encoding MFS transporter gives MSTPEPEPTPSEREPEFSRSYSGYVLGVLFVVYVFNFIDRQVFSILLQDIKEDLEVSDTVMGALSGLAFVLFYTLAGIPIARWADRGSRSFIISLSLAVWSAMTAVSGLAGSTLQLALARVGVGIGEAGGSPPSHSLIADLFPPSRRATALSIYATGIYLGSAIAYLFGGYVRDHFDWRTAFLIVGLAGLPIAVLVKTTVKDPTRGYWETPEPPPPAVLSEVLSFLFRSRAYVWLTIAACFQSVSGYAFLIWGPTFLFRVHDMSGTEVGLWFGAVVGIGGSLGAYLGGVIGDRLGARDARAYMYLSALVSVIGVPFAIGFLLLPERVSALVCFIPFYVLGAMYVGPLWSMAQGLARPQMRATSSAVLLFILNLAGLGLGPLVVGFLNDLLAAEYGELAIRYSLVVVALLGGLAGLFFWLASRSLREDLRAAASGSAGNFSAKGA, from the coding sequence ATGAGTACCCCGGAACCCGAACCGACGCCTTCCGAACGCGAGCCGGAATTTTCCCGCTCTTACTCCGGCTATGTACTGGGCGTGCTCTTCGTCGTCTACGTGTTCAACTTCATCGACCGCCAGGTGTTCTCGATTCTGCTCCAGGACATCAAGGAGGACCTCGAGGTCTCCGACACGGTGATGGGGGCACTGTCCGGACTGGCCTTCGTACTCTTCTACACACTCGCGGGCATTCCCATCGCTCGCTGGGCCGATCGCGGCTCGCGCAGTTTCATCATCTCGCTGAGCCTCGCGGTGTGGAGTGCCATGACGGCCGTTTCAGGACTCGCGGGATCGACGCTACAACTCGCGCTCGCGCGCGTCGGCGTGGGGATCGGGGAAGCGGGCGGCAGTCCGCCATCACATTCATTGATCGCCGACTTGTTTCCTCCGTCACGTCGCGCGACCGCGCTCTCCATCTACGCCACCGGGATCTACCTGGGCTCGGCGATCGCCTATCTTTTCGGTGGCTATGTGCGCGACCATTTCGACTGGCGCACGGCGTTCCTGATCGTGGGACTCGCCGGTCTGCCGATCGCCGTGCTGGTCAAGACCACCGTCAAGGATCCGACCCGGGGTTACTGGGAAACGCCTGAACCTCCGCCCCCTGCGGTGCTCAGCGAAGTATTGAGCTTCCTGTTTCGCAGTCGCGCCTACGTCTGGCTGACGATCGCGGCCTGCTTCCAGTCCGTGTCCGGCTACGCATTCCTGATCTGGGGGCCGACCTTCCTGTTTCGCGTTCACGATATGAGTGGCACAGAGGTCGGATTGTGGTTCGGCGCAGTCGTAGGGATCGGCGGAAGCCTGGGGGCCTACCTCGGTGGAGTGATCGGTGATCGCCTCGGCGCCCGCGACGCTCGCGCCTATATGTACCTGTCTGCACTCGTCTCGGTGATCGGCGTTCCCTTCGCGATCGGCTTCCTATTGCTGCCCGAGCGAGTCTCCGCTCTGGTCTGCTTCATTCCCTTCTATGTACTCGGCGCCATGTATGTAGGCCCCCTGTGGTCGATGGCCCAGGGTCTGGCCCGTCCTCAGATGCGCGCGACATCTTCGGCCGTTCTCCTGTTCATCTTGAACCTCGCGGGACTCGGTCTGGGACCGCTGGTCGTGGGCTTTCTGAACGATCTACTGGCAGCCGAGTACGGGGAATTGGCCATCCGCTATTCCCTCGTCGTGGTCGCGCTACTGGGTGGACTGGCCGGACTCTTTTTCTGGCTGGCCAGCCGCAGCCTGCGCGAAGATCTGCGCGCGGCCGCAAGCGGATCCGCAGGAAACTTCAGCGCGAAGGGGGCTTGA
- a CDS encoding LLM class F420-dependent oxidoreductase, producing MKFWQALSFNEATELLELARGAEDAGFEGVLVSEHVFVPEKMAPKYPYAEDGVPDFTGTTPFPDPWAAISAMAAVTTRLRFSTMVYVLPLHNPLEVAKAVSTAAVLSNNRVSLGVGAGWMREEFDVLGVPFEKRGKRFDESIEILRKLWSGQVVEHSGENFAFPRLQMSPVASSPIPIWIGGASRAALRRCANLGDGWVGAGNTPDQAAELLGEISHLRKRAGREGGNFETIVPLVTPPDRDTYARLSELGAHGTVNYPFSYTAGPDASLQTKLDVMRRFGDEVIDPMKDA from the coding sequence GTGAAGTTCTGGCAGGCTCTTTCCTTCAATGAGGCGACGGAACTGCTCGAACTCGCACGCGGCGCAGAAGACGCGGGATTCGAAGGCGTTCTGGTTTCGGAACACGTTTTCGTCCCCGAGAAGATGGCGCCGAAATATCCGTACGCGGAAGACGGCGTCCCCGACTTCACGGGAACGACACCGTTCCCGGATCCCTGGGCGGCAATCTCGGCGATGGCGGCCGTCACCACTCGCCTGCGCTTCTCGACGATGGTGTACGTCCTGCCGCTGCACAATCCGCTCGAAGTCGCCAAGGCCGTTTCCACGGCTGCAGTGCTGTCCAATAATCGCGTGAGCCTGGGCGTGGGGGCCGGTTGGATGCGCGAGGAGTTCGACGTACTCGGCGTGCCCTTCGAAAAGCGCGGCAAGCGCTTCGACGAATCCATCGAAATCCTGCGCAAGCTCTGGAGCGGTCAGGTCGTCGAACACAGCGGAGAGAATTTCGCTTTCCCGCGCTTACAGATGAGTCCCGTAGCGAGTTCTCCGATTCCGATCTGGATCGGTGGAGCGAGCCGCGCAGCACTGAGGCGTTGCGCCAACCTGGGCGATGGTTGGGTAGGCGCGGGGAACACACCCGATCAGGCGGCGGAGTTGCTGGGCGAGATCAGCCATTTGCGAAAACGGGCGGGACGCGAGGGCGGGAATTTCGAAACGATCGTGCCATTGGTCACACCGCCCGATCGCGACACCTATGCACGACTCTCTGAACTCGGAGCGCACGGAACGGTGAACTATCCCTTCAGCTACACCGCAGGGCCAGACGCGAGCTTGCAGACCAAGCTCGACGTGATGAGGCGCTTCGGCGACGAAGTGATCGACCCGATGAAAGACGCGTGA
- a CDS encoding CoA transferase → MGSIYYTLRIVYYWPAVPTTPKLEGITVLDLSSVGPASRATRLLADYGARVIKLGPTARKGSVQVRPPFHSYGAGRGLQRMSLDLKSPGGKSAFLRLAEKADVVVESYRPGVVKRLGIDYESVRALNPGIVYCSTTGYGQEGPASTWAGHDINYLAMSGYLACTEPRSDGGPPIPGATVADSAGGGMHAVIAILAALVRRGIDGQGDYLDVAATDGVLSLMSLSVDQFLATGEEAAPRQVLLTGRYAFYDLYEARDGRWLSVGAIEPHFYRNLCKALSLERYADQQMNDELQDEIRAAFRAAFAQRDRDEWVAELAPADTCVAPVYTIPEVTRDTHLRERGLFMQAEHSEHGVFEQMAPMLAGTQRALPRHRVRDPESSDADALLAEVGLSREEIESLRADGAVE, encoded by the coding sequence ATGGGGTCGATTTACTATACGCTACGTATCGTATACTATTGGCCGGCCGTGCCCACCACCCCGAAACTCGAAGGCATCACAGTGCTCGATCTTTCGAGTGTGGGGCCTGCATCGCGAGCGACCCGGTTGCTGGCCGACTACGGGGCGCGAGTCATCAAGCTCGGGCCGACGGCGCGCAAAGGCTCCGTGCAGGTTCGGCCTCCGTTTCACAGCTACGGTGCGGGCCGCGGTCTGCAACGCATGTCGCTCGACCTCAAGAGCCCCGGCGGCAAGAGTGCTTTTCTGCGTCTGGCCGAGAAAGCCGACGTGGTCGTCGAGAGTTACCGGCCGGGGGTCGTGAAGCGCCTGGGCATCGACTACGAAAGCGTGCGCGCGCTCAATCCCGGAATCGTTTACTGCTCGACCACCGGTTACGGGCAGGAAGGCCCGGCATCGACGTGGGCGGGACACGACATCAATTATCTGGCCATGTCCGGATACCTGGCGTGTACCGAGCCGCGTAGCGATGGCGGTCCGCCGATTCCCGGAGCGACCGTTGCCGATAGTGCCGGTGGTGGCATGCACGCAGTGATCGCGATACTGGCTGCGCTCGTGCGCCGGGGCATTGACGGGCAGGGCGACTATCTGGATGTCGCCGCGACCGATGGCGTGCTCTCGCTGATGTCGCTTTCGGTCGATCAGTTCCTGGCGACCGGTGAAGAAGCGGCGCCGCGACAGGTGCTGCTCACGGGTCGTTATGCGTTCTACGATCTGTACGAAGCCCGGGATGGTCGGTGGCTTTCGGTTGGTGCGATCGAGCCCCACTTCTATCGCAATCTGTGCAAGGCACTGTCTCTGGAACGTTACGCCGATCAGCAGATGAACGACGAGCTACAGGATGAGATCCGCGCAGCGTTTCGAGCCGCGTTTGCCCAGCGCGATCGCGACGAGTGGGTCGCCGAACTCGCGCCAGCCGATACCTGTGTCGCACCGGTGTACACGATTCCCGAAGTCACGCGGGATACCCATCTGCGCGAACGCGGATTGTTCATGCAGGCCGAACACTCCGAGCACGGTGTATTCGAGCAGATGGCACCGATGCTAGCGGGCACGCAACGCGCGTTGCCCAGGCATCGCGTGCGCGATCCGGAAAGCAGCGATGCTGACGCCCTTCTGGCGGAAGTCGGCCTGAGTCGCGAAGAAATCGAGTCACTGCGCGCAGACGGCGCAGTCGAGTAG
- a CDS encoding CoA transferase, which translates to MRAEKHPRPNNATSGKPLDGVRILAAEQMQALPYATQLMSYLGAEVVKVEHPVTGESGRGAMPSLVDDDGRKVGATYLRNNLNKSSIGIDLKRPEGQALFKRLVPHFDVVAENFTPGSMERLGLGYDEIQKIDPRVIYLSISGFGHLTPSPYRTWPAYAPVAEAMAGLYEPKRVEGEPPQVVVAGALGDNASALFGVIGLLSALRHREVTGLGQHVDISMFDSMIAMCDMVPQLWSMGAPAGWATSGSIGIVAGFKATDGYFVMSIFREHHFEYLSQLVGHPEWCGDPRFETREGWAENTDSVIRPAVETWAADKTRLEACQELCEHGIAAGPSNLASDLVNDEHVAQRDMLIEVPRSDAEKPMLVAGNPVKLSRVEEGPIRRFPSLGQHTAEVLQNVLGIDDEALRTLSEDGVVSAASD; encoded by the coding sequence ATGCGCGCGGAAAAACACCCCAGGCCGAACAACGCCACCTCTGGCAAACCGCTCGACGGTGTTCGAATCCTCGCCGCAGAACAAATGCAGGCATTGCCGTACGCCACACAACTCATGTCGTATCTCGGTGCGGAAGTGGTCAAGGTCGAACACCCAGTCACGGGCGAGTCTGGTCGCGGAGCGATGCCATCGTTGGTCGACGACGATGGGCGCAAGGTGGGCGCGACCTACCTGCGCAACAACCTCAACAAGAGCAGCATCGGGATCGATCTAAAGCGTCCGGAAGGTCAGGCGCTGTTCAAGCGTCTGGTCCCGCACTTCGATGTCGTCGCCGAAAACTTCACGCCGGGCAGCATGGAACGCCTGGGTCTGGGGTACGACGAGATCCAGAAAATCGACCCGCGTGTGATCTACCTGTCGATCTCCGGTTTCGGACACCTGACACCTTCGCCGTATCGCACCTGGCCCGCATATGCTCCGGTCGCGGAGGCCATGGCCGGTCTTTACGAACCCAAACGAGTGGAAGGCGAACCCCCGCAGGTCGTGGTGGCGGGTGCGCTGGGCGACAACGCCAGCGCCTTGTTCGGTGTGATCGGACTTCTGTCAGCCCTGCGGCATCGCGAAGTCACGGGTCTCGGCCAGCACGTCGACATTTCGATGTTCGATTCGATGATCGCCATGTGCGATATGGTCCCGCAACTCTGGTCGATGGGCGCACCGGCGGGCTGGGCCACCTCGGGATCGATCGGAATCGTCGCGGGCTTCAAGGCGACGGATGGCTACTTCGTGATGTCGATCTTCCGCGAACACCACTTCGAGTACCTGTCTCAGCTGGTCGGCCATCCGGAGTGGTGTGGAGATCCTCGCTTCGAAACGCGGGAGGGCTGGGCGGAAAACACGGATTCAGTCATCCGACCTGCCGTGGAAACCTGGGCGGCAGACAAGACGCGACTCGAAGCCTGCCAGGAGTTATGCGAGCACGGCATCGCAGCCGGCCCCAGCAACCTCGCATCCGATCTCGTGAATGACGAACACGTGGCTCAACGCGATATGTTGATCGAGGTGCCGCGCAGCGACGCGGAAAAACCCATGCTGGTCGCAGGTAATCCGGTGAAGCTCTCGCGGGTCGAGGAAGGTCCGATCCGGCGGTTTCCCAGTCTCGGTCAGCACACCGCCGAGGTACTGCAGAACGTCCTGGGGATCGACGACGAAGCACTCCGAACGCTGAGCGAAGACGGCGTCGTATCGGCCGCTTCGGACTGA
- a CDS encoding nuclear transport factor 2 family protein — MSTAEALEKRIQELEERLAEVEDVQAIHNLKSRYGALADARYDRKGVRPRAELERIASEITQLFSEDAIWDGGPGLGVCQGHDAIYARFLEPTLLFSWHYFVKPRIQVDGDCASGSWDILAPCTTADGRPHWMAGAEDDEYRRVNGHWLHSAMKLRVAFMAPHERGWIVKPPSR; from the coding sequence ATGAGCACTGCAGAGGCACTCGAAAAGCGAATTCAGGAACTCGAGGAGCGCCTTGCTGAGGTCGAAGACGTCCAGGCGATCCACAACCTGAAGTCGCGTTACGGCGCACTCGCCGATGCCCGCTACGACCGAAAGGGCGTACGGCCGCGAGCCGAACTGGAGCGGATTGCGAGTGAGATTACTCAGCTCTTCAGCGAGGATGCGATCTGGGATGGCGGCCCCGGTCTCGGTGTCTGCCAGGGACACGATGCGATCTACGCGCGCTTTCTCGAACCGACGCTCCTGTTTTCCTGGCACTACTTCGTGAAGCCTCGGATTCAGGTCGATGGCGATTGTGCGTCGGGCAGCTGGGACATCCTGGCTCCGTGTACCACCGCCGACGGTCGTCCACACTGGATGGCCGGAGCCGAGGACGACGAGTACCGGCGCGTGAACGGACACTGGCTGCACAGCGCCATGAAGTTGCGAGTCGCGTTCATGGCACCGCACGAGCGCGGCTGGATCGTCAAGCCCCCTTCGCGCTGA